From Streptomyces sp. NBC_00775, one genomic window encodes:
- a CDS encoding YciI family protein, with protein MKYVFFICAPVGGEELSPEEIADDPRFTSYIDEVRGRDVVKGGARLRPATDATTVRVQGDEVLLSDGPFVESKEYVAGFDIIEVADLDEAIALASRHPAALGGGSVEVRPVWE; from the coding sequence ATGAAGTACGTGTTCTTCATCTGCGCCCCCGTCGGCGGCGAGGAGCTCAGCCCGGAGGAGATCGCCGACGACCCCCGCTTCACCTCGTACATCGACGAGGTCCGCGGCCGCGACGTGGTGAAGGGCGGCGCGCGACTGCGGCCGGCCACCGACGCCACCACCGTGCGCGTCCAGGGCGACGAAGTCCTGCTCAGCGACGGTCCGTTCGTGGAGTCCAAGGAGTATGTCGCGGGCTTCGACATCATCGAGGTCGCCGACCTCGACGAGGCCATCGCGCTCGCGTCCCGGCACCCGGCGGCGCTGGGCGGCGGCTCGGTGGAGGTGCGGCCGGTCTGGGAGTGA
- a CDS encoding RNA polymerase sigma factor: MNDDGVEEAVDAAFREEWGQVVATLIRVTGDWDLAEECAQDAFAQALARWRRDGVPRRPGAWLTTTARNRALDVLRREAVGAAKLREVAVLARDEGPYDPEYDGDDSGVQDDRLRLIFTCCHPALPIEARVALTLRTLAGLSTPEIARAFLVPEATMAQRLVRAKRKIRNAGIPYRVPPAHLLPERTTGVLGVVYLLFNEGYAATSGADLVRTNLCAEAIRLARVLARLMPDEPEALGLLALLLLHDARRGTRVDAAGELVTLEDQDRTAWDKAAVDEGAALLETALRRGRPGPYQIQAAIAACHTTAETAEDTDWADIAALYGELERFVPSAVVRLNRAVAVGMAEGPEAGLARVAELEAEGELDDYHLLPATRADLLRRAGRLVEAAQAYARALELVENDAERRFLEKRLAECRSA, translated from the coding sequence GTGAACGACGACGGCGTCGAGGAGGCGGTCGACGCCGCCTTCCGCGAGGAATGGGGCCAGGTCGTCGCCACCCTGATCCGGGTGACCGGCGACTGGGACCTCGCCGAGGAGTGCGCGCAGGACGCCTTCGCCCAGGCACTCGCCCGGTGGCGGCGCGACGGAGTACCGCGCCGCCCCGGCGCCTGGCTGACCACGACCGCCCGCAACCGCGCTCTCGACGTGCTGCGCCGGGAGGCGGTCGGGGCGGCGAAACTGCGGGAGGTGGCGGTGCTGGCGCGGGACGAGGGGCCGTACGACCCGGAGTACGACGGCGACGACAGCGGGGTCCAGGACGACCGGCTGCGGCTGATCTTCACCTGCTGCCATCCCGCGCTGCCCATCGAGGCCAGGGTCGCGCTGACCCTGCGCACCCTCGCCGGGCTGAGCACACCCGAGATTGCCCGGGCCTTCCTCGTCCCCGAGGCGACGATGGCGCAGCGCCTGGTGCGTGCCAAGCGGAAGATCCGCAACGCCGGCATCCCGTACCGCGTACCGCCCGCGCATCTGCTGCCCGAGCGCACGACGGGTGTGCTCGGCGTGGTCTACCTCCTCTTCAACGAGGGGTACGCGGCCACGTCAGGCGCCGACCTGGTGCGGACGAACCTGTGCGCGGAGGCGATCCGGCTGGCCCGCGTCCTGGCCCGCCTGATGCCCGACGAGCCCGAAGCGCTGGGTCTGCTCGCACTGTTGCTGCTGCACGACGCCCGGCGCGGCACACGGGTCGACGCGGCGGGCGAACTGGTGACGCTGGAGGACCAGGACCGTACGGCCTGGGACAAGGCAGCCGTCGACGAGGGCGCCGCCCTGCTGGAGACCGCCCTGCGCCGCGGGCGTCCGGGCCCGTACCAGATCCAGGCCGCCATCGCCGCCTGCCACACCACCGCCGAGACGGCCGAGGACACGGACTGGGCCGACATCGCGGCGCTGTACGGCGAGCTGGAGCGCTTCGTGCCGTCCGCCGTGGTGCGCCTCAACCGGGCGGTCGCCGTGGGCATGGCCGAGGGCCCGGAAGCGGGGCTGGCGAGGGTGGCGGAGCTGGAGGCGGAGGGCGAGCTGGACGACTACCACCTACTGCCCGCCACGCGCGCGGACCTGCTGCGGCGTGCCGGGCGCTTGGTGGAGGCAGCGCAGGCGTACGCCAGGGCGCTGGAACTGGTGGAGAACGACGCCGAGCGACGCTTTCTGGAGAAACGGCTGGCGGAGTGTCGATCGGCGTAG
- a CDS encoding nuclear transport factor 2 family protein, translating into MKYMLLVCGDDTADASGMAPVEPWVEELGAERGVRLHGHRLRLPADAVTVRVRDGEVLRTDGPFAETKEYVAGYDILECDSLEEAVEAAAKHPVASIGAMEVRAFWDDEDTEGEIRRLDAELTAAAREHDIDRAMACYAPDVEVFHPVSGLEQRGIDALRKAEEWWWASLVGPVEREVLDFRVRVDESVAFSHALVRMRATLTGGDSLDTTARVTTGYRAAGDKWQIVHQHTSVPFDAGIQGNPEGQS; encoded by the coding sequence ATGAAGTACATGCTGCTGGTCTGCGGCGACGACACCGCCGACGCCTCGGGCATGGCACCCGTCGAACCCTGGGTCGAGGAGCTGGGCGCCGAGCGCGGCGTACGGCTGCACGGGCACCGGCTGCGGCTCCCCGCCGACGCGGTCACCGTGCGGGTGCGCGACGGTGAGGTGCTGCGCACCGACGGGCCGTTCGCGGAGACGAAGGAGTACGTCGCCGGCTACGACATCCTCGAGTGCGACAGCCTGGAGGAAGCCGTCGAGGCGGCCGCCAAGCATCCCGTGGCGTCCATCGGGGCCATGGAGGTGCGCGCGTTCTGGGACGACGAGGACACCGAGGGGGAGATCCGCCGGCTCGACGCGGAGCTGACCGCCGCCGCCCGCGAGCACGACATCGACCGGGCGATGGCCTGCTACGCCCCTGACGTCGAGGTCTTCCACCCCGTGAGTGGTCTCGAACAGCGCGGGATCGACGCCCTGCGCAAGGCGGAGGAGTGGTGGTGGGCGTCGCTCGTCGGACCCGTGGAGCGCGAAGTACTCGACTTCCGCGTCCGGGTCGACGAGAGCGTCGCGTTCAGCCACGCGCTCGTACGGATGCGGGCCACGCTCACCGGCGGCGACTCACTGGACACCACGGCGCGGGTGACCACCGGTTACCGGGCCGCCGGCGACAAGTGGCAGATCGTCCACCAGCACACCTCGGTCCCGTTCGACGCCGGAATCCAGGGAAACCCGGAGGGCCAGTCATGA
- a CDS encoding SDR family NAD(P)-dependent oxidoreductase yields the protein MSRTRLAGRTVVITGAAQGQGAVEVAAAAREGASVVATDVLDEPGEKLAASLRADGLDVRYQHLDVSSPDDWATLAASLSEVHGLVNNAGIPMRARLGSVELADWNRAFAVNTTGPMLGIQALAPLMDKGSSIVNVGSVAGLTAHHAVAYTASKWALRGLSKVAALELAPRGIRTNVIHPGYIETPLMATANPVFTQAHLSMTPQGRPGSCDEVAPLVVYLLSDEASYVNGAEITVDGGYSAHGGVKAITNALDSQ from the coding sequence GTGAGCCGCACGCGCCTGGCCGGTCGCACCGTCGTCATCACCGGAGCCGCGCAGGGCCAGGGGGCCGTCGAGGTGGCGGCCGCGGCCCGGGAGGGCGCCTCGGTCGTGGCGACGGACGTCCTCGACGAACCGGGCGAGAAGCTGGCCGCCTCACTTCGCGCCGACGGCCTCGACGTGCGCTACCAGCACCTGGACGTGTCGTCCCCGGACGACTGGGCGACGCTCGCGGCGTCGCTCTCCGAGGTGCACGGCCTCGTCAACAACGCCGGAATCCCCATGCGCGCCCGCCTCGGATCGGTCGAGCTCGCCGACTGGAACCGGGCGTTCGCCGTGAACACCACCGGCCCGATGCTCGGCATCCAGGCCCTCGCCCCCCTGATGGACAAGGGCTCCTCCATCGTCAACGTCGGTTCGGTCGCGGGCCTCACCGCCCATCACGCGGTCGCGTACACGGCCAGCAAATGGGCGTTGCGCGGCCTGTCCAAGGTGGCCGCCCTGGAGCTGGCGCCCCGTGGCATCCGTACGAACGTGATCCACCCCGGCTACATCGAGACCCCGCTGATGGCCACCGCGAACCCCGTCTTCACCCAGGCGCACCTCTCGATGACTCCGCAGGGCCGCCCCGGCAGCTGCGACGAGGTCGCCCCGTTGGTCGTGTACCTCCTCTCGGACGAGGCGTCGTATGTGAACGGCGCCGAGATCACCGTGGACGGCGGCTACTCGGCGCACGGCGGGGTGAAGGCGATCACGAACGCGCTCGACTCGCAGTGA
- a CDS encoding MFS transporter, producing the protein MTDSKTLNSLKRLDVGTLIACCLAVAAAQLCITVPSPINGEITAAFGASGSQVAWVTSAFILPTAILELNFGVVGDLFGRKRLLVLGGLVLALGELLNATSQNITMMWVGQALAGVGAAALFPSSLAVIAAATPDGKDRAKAVSTWALSISIASAVGPLSSGVLATVADFRWAFVPPVVLGLVVAVTSWKLVTDSKAPEGRSLDWPGQITIAVGLTALLWGIIEGGERGWSSAPIVGSLSLAAVALVGFIVAETRSASPMFNLDLLKIPSFAAAAVVALAGMFGFIGTAYCVSIRLGVVMHQSALRSSMPFVILQLIPLLLAPVLSKMLTRVDARWLLMGGLLPMAAGQFWIAALPITTTSLAAFIGPVLLLGIGFICVVSSLTSAAVNAVPIEMTGMASGATSLVREFGQGLGPAVISTIAMSAASSALVGKLSGPDAGMEAAAGPLAVVNAGSAQAKAAAQTALGHGMALGVLICGCASLLGAAVTLLLVRKNTARATVGATGETAVQAASA; encoded by the coding sequence ATGACGGATTCGAAAACCTTGAACTCCCTGAAAAGACTGGACGTCGGAACACTCATAGCCTGTTGTCTCGCGGTGGCGGCGGCACAGTTGTGTATCACCGTTCCTTCGCCCATCAATGGAGAAATCACAGCCGCTTTCGGGGCATCCGGTTCCCAGGTGGCCTGGGTGACCTCCGCCTTTATTCTTCCCACCGCAATTCTTGAGCTGAATTTCGGTGTGGTGGGAGACCTCTTCGGCCGCAAGCGCCTGCTGGTGCTCGGCGGCCTGGTCCTCGCGCTCGGTGAGCTCCTCAACGCCACCTCGCAGAACATCACCATGATGTGGGTCGGTCAGGCCCTCGCCGGCGTCGGTGCCGCCGCGCTCTTCCCCAGCTCCCTCGCCGTCATCGCGGCGGCCACACCCGACGGGAAGGACCGCGCCAAGGCGGTCTCCACATGGGCGCTCAGCATCTCCATCGCCTCCGCGGTGGGGCCCCTGTCCTCGGGCGTGCTCGCCACGGTCGCCGACTTCCGCTGGGCGTTCGTGCCGCCGGTGGTCCTCGGACTGGTGGTCGCGGTCACGAGCTGGAAGCTGGTCACCGACTCCAAGGCCCCCGAGGGCCGCAGCCTGGACTGGCCGGGCCAGATCACCATCGCCGTCGGCCTCACCGCCCTGCTCTGGGGCATCATCGAGGGCGGCGAACGCGGATGGAGCAGCGCGCCGATCGTGGGCTCGCTGTCCCTCGCGGCGGTGGCGCTCGTCGGATTCATCGTCGCTGAGACCCGCTCCGCCTCGCCCATGTTCAACCTGGACCTGCTGAAGATCCCGTCGTTCGCCGCGGCCGCCGTCGTCGCGCTGGCCGGTATGTTCGGCTTCATCGGCACCGCGTACTGCGTCTCGATCCGGCTCGGCGTGGTGATGCACCAGAGCGCACTGCGTTCCAGCATGCCGTTCGTGATCCTCCAGCTGATCCCGCTGCTGCTGGCGCCGGTGCTGAGCAAGATGCTCACCCGCGTCGACGCCCGCTGGCTCCTGATGGGCGGCCTGCTGCCGATGGCCGCCGGACAGTTCTGGATCGCCGCGCTCCCCATCACCACGACGTCCCTCGCGGCCTTCATCGGCCCGGTGCTGCTGCTCGGTATCGGCTTCATCTGCGTGGTGTCCTCGCTGACCTCGGCGGCCGTGAACGCCGTACCGATCGAGATGACCGGTATGGCCAGCGGTGCCACCAGCCTGGTCCGCGAGTTCGGCCAGGGCCTCGGCCCCGCCGTGATCAGCACCATCGCGATGAGCGCCGCGTCCTCGGCCCTGGTGGGCAAGCTCAGCGGCCCGGACGCGGGCATGGAGGCGGCGGCCGGGCCCCTCGCGGTCGTCAACGCGGGCAGCGCTCAGGCCAAGGCGGCCGCCCAGACCGCGCTCGGCCACGGCATGGCCCTCGGCGTCCTGATCTGCGGCTGCGCCTCCCTGCTGGGCGCGGCGGTCACCCTGCTGCTGGTGCGCAAGAACACCGCCCGCGCGACGGTCGGCGCCACCGGTGAGACGGCGGTGCAGGCGGCGTCCGCGTAG